A window of the Bufo gargarizans isolate SCDJY-AF-19 chromosome 1, ASM1485885v1, whole genome shotgun sequence genome harbors these coding sequences:
- the TMEM174 gene encoding transmembrane protein 174 — protein sequence MARNNAEDEFSVNVLSVPPYTNSQPEAWASTRNKAGPTLLFSGIFIGMVGITLTLFGWIRSDGNKGFRWTHLVGPILIIVSLTFILISACKFKMLSCKRRNDTATEPEPSTAGQSFVFNGINQPITFHGATVVQYIPPPYTAYDPIASSPSASTLSPSNSSAGMVNRVAPPILPPQYSSIYPLENPAFVEDEEALPPPAHERSPVSSQHHEIHSELPPLYDDLYPGLNSVVHNASPSS from the exons ATGGCACGTAACAATGCAGAAGATGAGTTTTCCGTCAATGTCTTATCAGTTCCTCCATATACAAACAGCCAACCTGAAGCGTGGGCCTCTACTAGAAATAAAGCCGGGCCAACTTTACTGTTTTCTGGAATTTTTATTGGAATGGTTGGTATCACTCTAACTTTATTTGGATGGATTCGATCTGATGGGAACAAAGGGTTTCGATGGACTCATCTTGTGGGTCCTATTCTGATCATAGTTTCTTTGACCTTTATATTGATTTCTGCATGCAAATTTAAGATGCTTTCTTGTAAGAGAAGGAACGATACAGCTACTGAACCAGAACCATCTACTGCTGGACAGTCCTTTGTCTTCAACGGAATAAATCAGCCAATAACTTTCCATGGAGCCACTGTGGTACAGTATATTCCTCCCCCCTACACTGCGTATGATCCTATAGCGAGCAGCCCGAGTGCGTCAACGCTATCCCCAAGTAATAGTAGTGCTGGAATGGTTAACAGGGTAGCACCACCAATACTTCCCCCTCAGTATAGTAGTATCTACCCACTGGAAAATCCAGCCTTTGTAGAAGATGAAGAAGCTTTGCCACCTCCAGCCCATGAGAG ATCCCCGGTCTCCAGTCAGCATCATGAAATCCACAGTGAACTACCACCGTTATATGATGACTTGTATCCTGGCCTGAA